The Argonema galeatum A003/A1 genome segment ATTGGCAACCACACCTGGCACCACTGGTACTTTCGGATGAATCCGGCGATGGCTGCTGCGGAAATTGAAAATACAGCCGCTCTGATTTACAAGACAACTGGTGTCAAGACATCGCTTTTCCGTCCGCCTGGTGGCGTTCTGAACAATGGGGTAGCTGGTTATGCCCGCGCTCAAAAGTATGCTGTTGTGATGTGGTCAGTCGATCCCGGAGAAAACCATCCCAGCCGCTCTGCATCCATGTTGGTCAATAATGTGCTGAGTAATGCGCGACCTGGGAAAATTGTACTCTTGCACGATATCCACCCAAGAACGGTGCAGGCTTTACCGCAAATCATTGCCGGACTCAAAAAGCAGGGATATCAGTTTGTGACGGTGCCGGAATTATTGGCTATGCAGAAGCCGGTACAGAAGCCGAAGACTGGGCCAAAAAAGGGCTAGGGCCTTCGTCGGAAGTCACTCATTCACTCATTCACTCATTCAAAAATCCTCTGAGTGTCAGGCATTTAACTACTTCTTTTGTAGGTACGTTGTTGCACTAAAGCGCTTTAGCGCAACAACGTACCCATTACCTGTTAGCAGCCTTAATGATATAACTCGCAACTTACGTTAGTTACTAAGTGGCAAGGGGGGCTAGTAGGTATTAGCTAGTGGATTTTTTTCCCCCTCACCTACTACTTATCGATTACATTCGCTCTAGAACTTGAATACCCAGTAAAGATAAACCAAGTTTTAAAGTTTTGGCAGTTAAATCGCAGAGAATCAATCGAGATGCTCTCACAGGTTCTTCTGCCCATAGTACAGGGCATTGCTCAAAAAACTGGTTGTACTTCTTGCTGAGTTCGTACAAATACTCACAAAGGCGATTGGGTAGCAAATCTTCCTCAACGTAGCCGAGAAGCTCGCTTAGCTGTAATAAGTGCTTTGCCAGAATCAATTCTGCTTCTTCCTGTAACAGAATTTTAGCATCTGTTCCCAGTTGTTCAAAATCAATATCACCTTTGCGGCTAATACCCTGAATCCGAACATAGGCATAAAGTAGGTAAGTTGCTGTATTGCCCTCGCGGGCTACCATCTTCTTGGAATTAAAAATATAGCTGCTGTTACGGTTTTGGCTTAAATCGGCATACTTAACAGCACTAATGCCAAGTATCTCAGCAACGTTGGCCTTAAATTTCTCAGTTTCCTCGCGCTTTTCTTCCTTTAGTCTATCTTCAAGATCTTCACGGGCAGCAGCGATCGCTTCATCAAGCAAATCTCTTAACCGCACAGTTTCCCCAGAGCGGGTTTTCAGCTTTTTGCCATCTACCCCCTGCACCAAACCAAAGGGAACGTGAACCAATTCAACGTTATCTGGAATCCAGCCAGCGCGTCTGGCTACCTGAAAAAACTGAGCGAAGTGATTTGTCTGTCCGGTATCGGTAACGTAGATAATACGCGCAGCCCCATCTTGCTGAATCCGATACCGCAAAGCTGCCAAATCTGTTGTGGCGTAGTTGTAACCGCCATCAGATTTTTGCACTATTAAAGGTAAAGGATCGCCCGCTTTGTTAGTAAATCCTTCTAGAAAAACGCACTTAGCCCCAGCATCTTCTACTAATAAACCTTGCTTGTCTAAATTTTCCACTACTGCTGGCAATAAGGGGTTATAAAAAGATTCCCCTCTTTCTATAAGTTGCACATCCAGCATATCGTAGATCGCCTGAAATTCTCGCCGCGATTGTTCGCACAGCAGCTGCCATGCACGACGAGAATCTTCGGCACCAGCTTGCAATTTTACCACTTCTTGACGGGCAGTTTCCTGGAACCGCTCATCTTCATCAAACCGCTGTTTAGCTTTGCGGTAAAAACTAACTAAATCGCCCAAATCTACAGCATTAGCAGTAGTTAAAGCTTCTGGGCAAACTTCTCTCAAGTAGGCAATTAACATTCCAAACTGAGTTCCCCAGTCGCCCACATGGTTTAATCGCAGAACATCGTGACCCTCGAATTCTAAAATTCTGGCAATACAATCTCCGATGATAGTCGATCGCAAATGCCCGACGTGCATTTCTTTGGCAATATTAGGGCTGGAAAAATCGACAACCACCCGTTGAGGACTTTTCGTCGGTGCGATTCCCAAGCGAGGATCTGCTTGGATAGCATTCAGTTGCGCTTCCAGGTATGACGGTTTCAGGGTGAAATTGATAAAACCAGGCCCCGCTACGACTGGCGGTTCGCAGATGTCGGTAATCTCAAAATACTGAACGATTTTTTCTGCGATCGCACGCGGCGGATGGCCCAATTGCTTAGATAGGGAGAGTGCGCTGTTGGATTGATAATCGCCAAATTTAGGATTGCTAGCAGACACCAGCATTAGGTCTACTCCAGCACAGTCAGGGCCAAAGGCGGCAATTAAAGCCTGCTCAAATTTAGTTTTGAGTTTTTTAAGGGTAGGATTCATTGACTTTCTGCCGGGAGATCGGGCTAAGTGCTTCTTTCCTATATCGTACTAACATCTATGTTCATACTCAAATCCAGCCAAGGTGACCGAGTAATCGGCGAGCTGCTGGAAATGTAGTCTACCCCAGTGTCCGCAACGGCGCGGATAGTTTCCAGAGTGATGTTCCCAGATGCCTCAATTTTGATGCGGTCATTTTCCTGACGAATCATCTTTACTGCTTGGCGCATCATGTCGAGGGCCATATTATCCAGCATGATGATGTCAGCACCGTGCTTTAGAGCTTCTTGCACTTGGTCTAGCGTTTCTGTCTCCACCTCTATCGTGAGGGGATAAGGTATTTGGGAACGAATGCGTGCGATCGCCTTACCTATCCCACCAGCCGCCTCAATATGGTTATCTTTGATCATTACGGCATCATCTAGCCCCATGCGATGATTGACAGCCCCTCCCAATAGAGTTGCGTACTTTTCCAACAGCCTCAATCCC includes the following:
- a CDS encoding polysaccharide deacetylase family protein, which produces MTARYAFFWYPKFFATLVTLVGLLGSYMVLPGRLADPRLPKGSNGESVQKAEAAINLVFSVPAQFQGKTVREVNLSRPSKVIALTFDDGPWPKTTLQVLDILKQNDIKATFFWIGRNLKNYPDIGREVVQDGHVIGNHTWHHWYFRMNPAMAAAEIENTAALIYKTTGVKTSLFRPPGGVLNNGVAGYARAQKYAVVMWSVDPGENHPSRSASMLVNNVLSNARPGKIVLLHDIHPRTVQALPQIIAGLKKQGYQFVTVPELLAMQKPVQKPKTGPKKG
- the argS gene encoding arginine--tRNA ligase, with product MNPTLKKLKTKFEQALIAAFGPDCAGVDLMLVSASNPKFGDYQSNSALSLSKQLGHPPRAIAEKIVQYFEITDICEPPVVAGPGFINFTLKPSYLEAQLNAIQADPRLGIAPTKSPQRVVVDFSSPNIAKEMHVGHLRSTIIGDCIARILEFEGHDVLRLNHVGDWGTQFGMLIAYLREVCPEALTTANAVDLGDLVSFYRKAKQRFDEDERFQETARQEVVKLQAGAEDSRRAWQLLCEQSRREFQAIYDMLDVQLIERGESFYNPLLPAVVENLDKQGLLVEDAGAKCVFLEGFTNKAGDPLPLIVQKSDGGYNYATTDLAALRYRIQQDGAARIIYVTDTGQTNHFAQFFQVARRAGWIPDNVELVHVPFGLVQGVDGKKLKTRSGETVRLRDLLDEAIAAAREDLEDRLKEEKREETEKFKANVAEILGISAVKYADLSQNRNSSYIFNSKKMVAREGNTATYLLYAYVRIQGISRKGDIDFEQLGTDAKILLQEEAELILAKHLLQLSELLGYVEEDLLPNRLCEYLYELSKKYNQFFEQCPVLWAEEPVRASRLILCDLTAKTLKLGLSLLGIQVLERM